Genomic window (Jeotgalibaca ciconiae):
ATCACAACATTTTTCACTAGAATATCCATTTTTCTTCTCCTTCTCCTTTTAAATTAAACCAAGATTAAACCTATTAAAACTAGAATGACCAAGGATCCAACAATATATTTTGTATTTCCTTTTACAACTTGAAGAATTGGAATATCAAAACCAGAAGATTGTGCTTGCATCGTGATATTTACAAAACTCATTTGACTGCCCAGTCCGACACCCATTGTAATCAATCCGACCGCAAGCAAAGGTAAATTCAACGAAATTGCAATTGGTAAAATCAATGCAAGAATGGTCGCTACATATGCTCCAGCCGGAACGCCTATCGCATACCCCGCCAAAATCAAAGCTGGAACCAATATGATAGATGGCGCATTTTGAGCGAGATTAACGATAACCGTAAATGCTCCTGTTTCACCAATAATATTAATAAATGTAATAAAAATCCCTACTTGGAATAGTCTTGTTAAAATATATTGAGAGCCGTCCACTAAAGCAGTAGAGGATTCTCCCAAGTTAAAGTCAGAACACAAAGCAATCAAGCCAATCGTAATGACTAAGTACATGAATGGGCCGAGAATCGGCATGCCTACCAAATTGTTTATATAGGGACCAACAATTACAGCAAATAACAGGAATATAGCCGGAATTGTGTTAACCAGCAACTCTTTATTAGACTTTGCCTTTATTTCTTCTGATTCTTCCCCTAGAAATGCTGCTCCTCTCATTTTAGTCCCAATAAAACCAATCAAAATGGCGATTATCGTAAATATTATCCAATAAGGTCGCATCACATTCACATAATCTCCTACATTAGCGCCGGAAAGCTGCGATACAATACTCGTTTCCAAAGAAGCCGGAGAGGTAGTAAAAGAAACTGCCGCTGCCAAACACATTGCTGCGATCAACTCTGGAACTGCTCCTACTGCAGCAAATGCAAGGGGAGCTAATACCATGGCGGTACCGCCGCCGATTCCAGACATATAGGTTGCAGCAGACATTAATAAAACAATAAATGCTGCAAAATATTCTACTTTCCCTTTAATACCCCGCCTCACTAAAGCCAATGCAGAAGCATACCCACCCGACTTAAATACAGCTGTAGCGATTGCCGAGTTTACGATAGGGACGGTTATGGTCAACATAGATGGGATAGAAGATAAGAAAAGCTCATTCGCTCGCCCTAATGTGATTCCCCCAATAATCATGGACAGAACGCCACCGATGAGACCTGCAACTAACATATCTACTTTCAAGAATAACAGTACTAAAATAATAATAATAGGCAGAACACTAACGATTCCCATGATTCCCTCAGGTGCGGGTACAGTTGTAATGTCGGTATCCGAGGCAAGAACTACATGTGGCAGAAGAAACAGCAAAGATAACAAACTTGATACGATGAACCTGACTCTCTTCATCTTTATCACTCTCTCTTTCTTTATCTTTTAAAAAAGCAGCAACTAGGCACCAAACACCATCGTTATCTTTATTCTACTTTATTTGTTTACGCTTTCATTTAACGTAAGAGATAAAGTTTTTCTGATTTTTTATCCCTAACGAGAAAATCAAAAAAGTACTGCCTTCATTTTTTGGGGTATATGAGTAAAAACAATCCATTTGATGGCACACAAAAAGAGCCGAATTTTCTCAGCTCTTCCTAAATATAAAACTTATTCAGCGAATGCACTCTTGCCGCCATATTTATCGTAATGAATGATATCACTCTTTAAATAATCGTAAATTCCTTTTTCTATTGGAATTCCTTCTGCCTGGTATTTTTCAAAATTGATTTGGCTGACTTCCCCCGGATAATACACTTGATCAAAACCTTCAGCTGGTTGAATCGCATGTAAATCAGTAACTGTTTGATCGATTTTTTCTTTAAATGTATCGAGATCAGTGAATTTTTGTGGATCAATAACAATGTACAACTGTCCTAAGTTTCGTCCTTCTGACAACTGGTCATACATAGACGAAACGTGCTTTCCAAATGGAAGTCCCAATAGAATTCCTGACAAAATATCAACCATCATCATCAGCCCATACCCTTTGGGACCAGAAATCGGCAGTAACCCTTGGACAGCATGTGGATCTGTCGTTGGTTTACCATCCTTGTCTACTGCCCAATTGTCAGGAATCGTTTGATCTTTAGAACGAGCGTCCAATACTTTTCCCCAAGCTTGAACGGTTGTTGCCATATCAAAAACAATCGGCACTCCATTTTTTCTAGGTGCTGCAAATGCGATTGGATTCGTTCCATAATAATTTTCAGATCCACCAAAAGGAACAACCATTGGATCAGACTGACACATCGCAATGCCAATCATATTCTGCTCCGCAATTTTCTTTACGTAATAAGAAAGAGCACCACTATGGCTCATTTTAGAAATACCAACAACTGCAACACCAGATTCTTTTGCCAAAGCAATGGTGTCTTTTAACGCAAGATTAGCGACGTATTGTCCGACACCATTATCCCCATGGAAAATCCCTGTACTTGATCCTGTTTTTTCAAATTGCAGTTCAGGGTCCTTTGTTACGCCGCCTTTGGCAATCCGCTCCGCATAATAATCTACCCGCACAGCTCCGTGCGAGTGAATCCCGCATGAATCCGCAAAGACCAGATGCATCGCCACTTCTTCTGCTTGTTCCGTATGTAAACCTGCTTTTATCAGTTTCCCTTTGATGAGCCCGTGAAGTTCATTTGCTTGTACAACTACTGTTTCCGTCATTGTAATCCCCTCTTCACTTTATCCAGATTTTTATTCAGGTACAAGAACTGTGATATGTTGCGGTAACACTTTTAATTCTAGTGGCAATAAGTCTCCTTCATCTCCATCCACATTTGCAGCTAGTTCTATTGAACCTTGTACGAAAATCTTTCCAATCTCAAATGCACGATAAATGATCTGTTCATCTTTCGTTATTTCTCCAGAAAATATTTTGGGCAGCAGTTTTAATTTGTCAGCTAACTTTTCACCTTTTACAACCGTTAAATGAAGTTTCCCATCATCGACTTTTGCTTGTGGGACTAATTTTTCAAAACCTCCTACTGAATTTGCTAAGGAAATTAAAATCAACATCGACTTCTCGATAAAGCGTTCACCATCAATCGTAAAATCAAACGTATAGGATTTATTTTCACCTACAGCTTTTGCTCCTTCCAGGAAATAAGCAAGCGGACCAAAGCGCGTTTTCTTTGCCGGATCAACATTCGATACTGCTTCTGGAATCACTCCCACCGCTACTACATCAATAAAATAGCTATCGTTTACTTTCCCGACATCAAGCTTTTTCTTTTTCAAATGATGCAGCTGATTAATGGCTTCTTCCGGATTCATCGAAATTCCTAAAGCCCTCCCTAAGTCATTCACTGTCCCTAGTGGGATAAAGCTAAAATCAGGACGATATGCTTCTTCCGCAATTCCGCTTACTCCTTCATTGACCGTTCCATCTCCTCCCATTACAAAAATTGCTTCCAATCGATTTCGTGCTGCTTCCCTTGCAAACTGCGTTGCATCCCCTGCTTTTTCAGTGTACTTAACACGCACGCTCTCATACTGTTTCCCTAATATTTCTTCTACTTTTTTTGCATATTCTTTCGCTTTTTCATCACCGGATGACGGATTTACAATCAATAATGCCTGACTCATATATTCACCTCTGTTTTAGAAAAAATCATTAAATCTTGGGAAACCAATTGGAATTGCCATCTGCCAATATGCCGCTGCTTCATCAGAAACTTGTGCATAGTCATTTTTCCGATACCATGCTAAACCATGGTACCCTGCCATCATTGCCGAGAAAGAACCGATGTCCATTTCTAATATTTTCTCTTGTGCGACCGCTTGTGGATTCGTAACTTCACCATTCGTATCAATTTTATAAACTTGATTATTCCACTCTGCATGTCTATCATGGATTTTCACATACAATGATTTTGCAAGTTTTTCAAATGGATACTGCTTCAAAAATTCTTTTACATCAATAATCCGAATCATCTTATCATAAAACAATTCTTGTTTAGAAAAAGGTTCTTTCAAATGGTATCCGAATGAATCGGATATGGGAGCCCGTCCAATCACTTCTTCTATTTGAGAATGATGTGATTGAACAAATTGCCATAAAATTCTTTTTGCCTCGATATTTTTCGTATAAAAATCTTCTATTTCAAGTTTCGGTTTATTCAAAAAATAACGGATATAAGCTTGAACATTTCCATCTTTATCCAAGCTCACAGCAAAATGCGCTTTTGGTTCTCGTTGCTTCAAACGATTCCACCAACGCTCATCTCTGTGCATGTGCCCATTTATTTCCTTCACTTGCTCTTCATGAAATGCGATTACTTTTGGCATCCATTTTTCATAATTATCTGAAGAATAGTCAAAACGAACCACTTTTCCTTCTGCTTTCTCACGCAGCTCCATTTTTTCTACTGGGATTGTATAATTCGAATTTTCAAAAAATACTTCATATCCAAAATGACGATAAAAACCGATAGAAAAAGGACTCAAGACTGAAAGTACTTGTCCATTTTCTTTCATCTTCACAAAAGACTCTTGAAGTAATTGCTTTGTAATTCCTCCATTACGATATTCTGGATAAGTAGAAACAATCCCAATACCGCCCATTGAAAATTTCACGCCGAAAATATTCATGTGAAGAGGAAGAATAAATAACTGAGAAACTAAATTCTTTCCATCATATCCTCCAAGCCCTACATGAAGACGTAACCAAGCTTGCGTCTCCGCCAACTGATTCGCATCATGCGTTGAAACAAAACAATACTCTTTCAAATTAAGCACTTGATTAACATCTTCCTCTGGAATGATCCGGTAGTCCATGTTTGTGAGCTCCTTTAGAATGTTATTTTTTCAGGTTCAAATTCTTCGTATATATTTACAGGTACTTTATTATGCAAGGCATATTGAATTTCAATCGGTTTTTCATTTTGGTGAGACATTGCATCAGCCGTTCCTATATATGTATACCGCTGAGTGACATTGTTTACGGTTTTGTATTTCCGAACAAACAAATGAATTTTCTTACTTCGACTTACATTATCAGTTAAATCTCTTCCTCTGTTAGAGTTTAGCGTAGTGCTATTTGGGCTTTCCCATTGAAATTGAGAACGAGAAATGAATTTATCTTTGTAGTTGATGTTCTCTTCAATGTCTTCCCCTTTATGTAAATCTATAAACAAGAAGTAGTGTTTCCCTCTCAACTCATTTTGCAAGGTGCTGCCTCTAAATGAAGACTGCGCTTTTCGATAATTTGCCATGATTCCAACTTCTCTTTGGAAGTACTCTTCATATAATTTCAAAAACGGCATTCCGTAATTAACATGTTCAAACTCTATATTGTATCGTAATAAGCCATAGTGAATGAGATCACTGAGGATAGGACCAAAATTATTGTCCTTCATATACTTCAATAATTCTTCACTCAAATGATAGCTTTGATCGGCTTCTTGTTCAACTATTTTAATACCTGTTTCTTTTTTGCTTATGTATTTCAAAGAAAATGTCTCTAAAGCATGTAAAGCAGAATCATTTTGATCTCCTTCACAATAACGTTTTATTTGTTGGAGAACATCCTCTAAAGTGAAGCTCTCTTTCTCCATACCCAATTCTAATATGGCAAATTCATGTGGACGTTTTAAAGGAAGCAGTTGTGATAAAGCTGTATAGATTTCCATAAACTTATTATCCTTAATAACTTGCTGAATACTGGAATTATTTTTCTCGATTTTAGAAATAAATTCAAAATAGTTTCTAGAACGATTTCCTGACACTGACTTACTAAAAAACAGTACAGGATCTGGCGCTCCTTCCAATGTTAAATAATCTTGCAACCGAAAAGGAAGTTTACCACCTAACGCATTTTTAAATGATAAATAATCTTCTTTTAAGTAGGTAAAACTATAAAAATTCTCTCTTTCTAATTGCTGTAAAATCTGTTCTTTTGAAATCTCATCCATCCGAATATTCGAAGGACCTGGTATATTTCGAAATCCAGTTCGTACATCGTGCGTGATCGTTTTCTTAGACACTGAGCGCGATCCGTGAAGTGCAATAGCAATCAAGAAAGATTTACTGTAATTCCCAATAAAATCTAGAACCGTTAGAAATTCTTTATTCTCTGCCTTACGTAAACCTCTTCCTAATTGTTGTGTAAAGACAATTGGTGACTCCGTGGGACGAAGCATCAGAACTGTATTTACAGTTGGAATATCTACCCCTTCATTAAAAATATCAACAGTGAAAATTATTTCAAGAGCATCTGTTTCGCTCTCTAACAAGCATATTTGCCTTTTTCGCTCCTCTTCAGAATGATCTCCAGTTAAAACACTGCTCTTAATCCCTCTTTGGTTAAACTCTTCCGCCATGAACACTGCATGCTTCTTGGTAATACAAAAACCAAGTGCTTTTCTCTTTAATCCATCATGACCGTAAAACTTCATTCGTTCAATAATGAAATCCACTCTACTTGATACATTCAATCTTTCTGCTATTTGATCGGGTGTTAATTTATCATCACTCAAATCAATTTCTGTCTGATCAGTTATCCCATAATAATGAAAAGGAACAAGCAATCCTTCTTCTAAGGCTTCTCGTAATCGTATATCAATTGCTAAATTATTATGAAATAGATCAAATACATTCCCATTATCTGAACGTTCAGGCGTTGCAGTCATTCCTAATAAAAACTTGGGCTGAAAATAATCCAAGACTTTTTGATAACTTGGACTCGTACTATGATGAGCTTCATCTACTACAATATAATTAAATTCATCCCGATCAAATCGTTCATATTCCCTCGACATTTTTTGAATCGTTGAAAACAGGTAATCGACTCCGTAGTCACGTTGGTTTCCCGACAAAATTCCCATGCTGCGTTCTTTCTTTGAAAATACTCGGCCAAAAGATTCTTTAGCCTTCTCTAATATCATTTCACGATGAACAAGGAAGAGCATTTTCTTTGGTTTTTCTTTTGCAATATCAAAAGCTGCCATGAATGTCTTTCCTGTTCCTGTAGCGGCCACTGCTAGCGCTTTGGTTTCGCCTGATTTTCTAAGAGAGGAAAGTTGTTCGACAGCTTTTACTTGCATACTGTTTGGAGTGAGCCTAGGTTCTAACGGGAAAGTAAATACTTGTTGAGAATCATTCACGATATCCCTATTACGAATATCACGATAAAATTTTTCATATTCTGCTAATAAACGTTCTGAAGCTTCTTCGCTTTCACTCCAAATCTGATCGTAACTTTCCATTAAATAGCCCAAAAAATCTTTGTTCGACTCATCATTTTTCGCGATGATTTCTAAATTCCACTCTATATTACTTTTCAAAGCATAATTTGTTAAATTAGAAGAACCGACAATCACTTTATAGTAGTCATCGTACTCAAATATATAAGCTTTTGGATGAAAGCCTTTTGTTTTTGTTGCTAAAAAAATACGAATATCAAAATTGGAAAAGTTCTTGATGTACTTTACAGCAGTTGGATCTGTAAAATTCAAGTAAGTCCCTGTAATAACTTTCCCTTTTACACCTTTTTTATCAGCGATCTCAAAGCTATCTAATAATAATTG
Coding sequences:
- a CDS encoding citrate transporter; translated protein: MKRVRFIVSSLLSLLFLLPHVVLASDTDITTVPAPEGIMGIVSVLPIIIILVLLFLKVDMLVAGLIGGVLSMIIGGITLGRANELFLSSIPSMLTITVPIVNSAIATAVFKSGGYASALALVRRGIKGKVEYFAAFIVLLMSAATYMSGIGGGTAMVLAPLAFAAVGAVPELIAAMCLAAAVSFTTSPASLETSIVSQLSGANVGDYVNVMRPYWIIFTIIAILIGFIGTKMRGAAFLGEESEEIKAKSNKELLVNTIPAIFLLFAVIVGPYINNLVGMPILGPFMYLVITIGLIALCSDFNLGESSTALVDGSQYILTRLFQVGIFITFINIIGETGAFTVIVNLAQNAPSIILVPALILAGYAIGVPAGAYVATILALILPIAISLNLPLLAVGLITMGVGLGSQMSFVNITMQAQSSGFDIPILQVVKGNTKYIVGSLVILVLIGLILV
- the allD gene encoding ureidoglycolate dehydrogenase, giving the protein MTETVVVQANELHGLIKGKLIKAGLHTEQAEEVAMHLVFADSCGIHSHGAVRVDYYAERIAKGGVTKDPELQFEKTGSSTGIFHGDNGVGQYVANLALKDTIALAKESGVAVVGISKMSHSGALSYYVKKIAEQNMIGIAMCQSDPMVVPFGGSENYYGTNPIAFAAPRKNGVPIVFDMATTVQAWGKVLDARSKDQTIPDNWAVDKDGKPTTDPHAVQGLLPISGPKGYGLMMMVDILSGILLGLPFGKHVSSMYDQLSEGRNLGQLYIVIDPQKFTDLDTFKEKIDQTVTDLHAIQPAEGFDQVYYPGEVSQINFEKYQAEGIPIEKGIYDYLKSDIIHYDKYGGKSAFAE
- a CDS encoding diacylglycerol/lipid kinase family protein translates to MSQALLIVNPSSGDEKAKEYAKKVEEILGKQYESVRVKYTEKAGDATQFAREAARNRLEAIFVMGGDGTVNEGVSGIAEEAYRPDFSFIPLGTVNDLGRALGISMNPEEAINQLHHLKKKKLDVGKVNDSYFIDVVAVGVIPEAVSNVDPAKKTRFGPLAYFLEGAKAVGENKSYTFDFTIDGERFIEKSMLILISLANSVGGFEKLVPQAKVDDGKLHLTVVKGEKLADKLKLLPKIFSGEITKDEQIIYRAFEIGKIFVQGSIELAANVDGDEGDLLPLELKVLPQHITVLVPE
- a CDS encoding GNAT family N-acetyltransferase, whose translation is MDYRIIPEEDVNQVLNLKEYCFVSTHDANQLAETQAWLRLHVGLGGYDGKNLVSQLFILPLHMNIFGVKFSMGGIGIVSTYPEYRNGGITKQLLQESFVKMKENGQVLSVLSPFSIGFYRHFGYEVFFENSNYTIPVEKMELREKAEGKVVRFDYSSDNYEKWMPKVIAFHEEQVKEINGHMHRDERWWNRLKQREPKAHFAVSLDKDGNVQAYIRYFLNKPKLEIEDFYTKNIEAKRILWQFVQSHHSQIEEVIGRAPISDSFGYHLKEPFSKQELFYDKMIRIIDVKEFLKQYPFEKLAKSLYVKIHDRHAEWNNQVYKIDTNGEVTNPQAVAQEKILEMDIGSFSAMMAGYHGLAWYRKNDYAQVSDEAAAYWQMAIPIGFPRFNDFF
- a CDS encoding DUF3427 domain-containing protein, encoding MYSLINNTGQRHLLDELIQSIEECKRFFFNVAFISFSGVQLLLDSFEIADKKGVKGKVITGTYLNFTDPTAVKYIKNFSNFDIRIFLATKTKGFHPKAYIFEYDDYYKVIVGSSNLTNYALKSNIEWNLEIIAKNDESNKDFLGYLMESYDQIWSESEEASERLLAEYEKFYRDIRNRDIVNDSQQVFTFPLEPRLTPNSMQVKAVEQLSSLRKSGETKALAVAATGTGKTFMAAFDIAKEKPKKMLFLVHREMILEKAKESFGRVFSKKERSMGILSGNQRDYGVDYLFSTIQKMSREYERFDRDEFNYIVVDEAHHSTSPSYQKVLDYFQPKFLLGMTATPERSDNGNVFDLFHNNLAIDIRLREALEEGLLVPFHYYGITDQTEIDLSDDKLTPDQIAERLNVSSRVDFIIERMKFYGHDGLKRKALGFCITKKHAVFMAEEFNQRGIKSSVLTGDHSEEERKRQICLLESETDALEIIFTVDIFNEGVDIPTVNTVLMLRPTESPIVFTQQLGRGLRKAENKEFLTVLDFIGNYSKSFLIAIALHGSRSVSKKTITHDVRTGFRNIPGPSNIRMDEISKEQILQQLERENFYSFTYLKEDYLSFKNALGGKLPFRLQDYLTLEGAPDPVLFFSKSVSGNRSRNYFEFISKIEKNNSSIQQVIKDNKFMEIYTALSQLLPLKRPHEFAILELGMEKESFTLEDVLQQIKRYCEGDQNDSALHALETFSLKYISKKETGIKIVEQEADQSYHLSEELLKYMKDNNFGPILSDLIHYGLLRYNIEFEHVNYGMPFLKLYEEYFQREVGIMANYRKAQSSFRGSTLQNELRGKHYFLFIDLHKGEDIEENINYKDKFISRSQFQWESPNSTTLNSNRGRDLTDNVSRSKKIHLFVRKYKTVNNVTQRYTYIGTADAMSHQNEKPIEIQYALHNKVPVNIYEEFEPEKITF